The DNA sequence ATCATCAAAACTGACGAAGAATTTTTCGATTAGATTGCCGGATACACCACTCACTTGTATGATTTCCCGTGTGCCTGAAATTACGAATATGGACTGGTctcgaaagaaagaaagaaacacccCCACGACTAACCGGACTTTTTTCAACTCAATAGGATGAAGCGTATCCAGCGCGGCCCTGTTCGTGGTATCTCCTTCAAGCTccaggaggaggagcgtGAGCGTAAGGATCAATACGTTCCTGAGGTCTCCGCTCTCGACTTCAGCCAGCACTCCGAGACTGGCAAGCTCGACGTTGACCAGGACACCAAGGATCTCCTTAAGAGCATTGGTGTATGTGATGgatctctctcccttccgGATCCCGGATGATGGTGGCTAACGCAACCAACCGCAGTTCGACTCTATCCCCACCAACGTCATCCAGGTTTCCCAGCAGCAGGTCTCCGACCGTCCCCGCCGCTTCGTCCGGTAAATAGTTAGTCGTGCAGGATGACGGATAAGGGAACACCAAAAAAATGACATGAAACGGTTACATCCCTCGGGgaatggtggtggtgatgatgctACTTTCAAGGATGGGTAATGGCGTCAAAAGACTTCAGGAATAGTTACTTTGGGGAAATAGGTTCCGGGCATCTTTAGGATGAGAAATGATACGCCAGGCCTTTTCTCCCATTTCTGTCATGTTTTAGCAGTTCTGTAAATCGCTGAATTGCACCCCTGGGCAAAGAATGCTTCTTTTGTCACGATCAAGACATCTCGTCCCACCACCATTCTCTTCGTGCTCTTAGATATCCGGTCAATATGAGCCATTATCCACGAAGATGGTTGTTTTCCAGTTGTATTCTCAGTAGTTCAGTTGAGAGACTGATCTGGACGTCTCCGGCTGCTTTAAATAGTGCCCGGTTACCGCTTGTTCCTAGTCAGCGACTGTGCATCCGGAGCCGTGGATACCATGTAGCCAAGACCTACCTCACTTGAAGGCGACATCATGTACGATGTGAATAATATGTGCTTCGACCGTAGTGTACCCTATGATATATCATTTTGACTACCCAATATATGCGCGATATGGTCGACCGTGGTTTGGTATATAAAGCCTACTCTAAGTAGGGTGGTTACCAAAGCATGTAtcagatatatatatcggaCCGCCCGACGAGTCTCTCCAGCATAGCTGCTGCTAAAC is a window from the Aspergillus oryzae RIB40 DNA, chromosome 6 genome containing:
- a CDS encoding 40S ribosomal protein eS17 (40S ribosomal protein S17) gives rise to the protein MGRVRTKTVKRSAKVIIERYYPKLTLDFEVNKKLCDEVAIIASKRLRNKIAGYTTHLMKRIQRGPVRGISFKLQEEERERKDQYVPEVSALDFSQHSETGKLDVDQDTKDLLKSIGFDSIPTNVIQVSQQQVSDRPRRFVR